One genomic window of Limanda limanda chromosome 16, fLimLim1.1, whole genome shotgun sequence includes the following:
- the il1rl1 gene encoding interleukin-1 receptor-like 1: protein MDASRLLVLIFVVMSTFECSDTAKLQCEDNDDTLNLLEGEASYFVHEAPAERTLSNQELKWYKNNSRIEYISYDEKERIHLHGGAIFFLNVVPGDSGLYTARHIGPNGQCNNYNVEVKVFEASERENTELLYGELKNSYQYQNVRCPRPVKETCIKFEGNYTWYKDYSLLQGHHKDNMRVKKNASKQDEGIYTCICTWSHNDMAYNTSGSRRLLVEDPGTYDVKILSPLDKEQFADEGLELKLNCTILCGRNVNDDCTAIWNVNGKEVNQMAGYNQTIKQIMEMPSKTTITTAILTIKKVSAKDFRAEFTCTGLGYYEGNSTTLTLKRKASITSLVIRAVCVLLVCVFAAVLVKCFAVDLALLFRPCFHLRSHKKDARMYDAYVVYQMQKMDKVTENTLCQFITQVLPSVLEEKCGYRLFIQGRDDIPGEDHMELVENNMKQSRRLMVILTPGSESGSEMTEQHPDSLRDSVIGGFDWQVGLHHALVQREMTVILIQLGDTGPQGYTHLPIGLQHLIRKSAPIRWPEVSRVAAARKSRFWKRVRYLMPAIPAKRCPQSALI from the exons ATGGATGCATCCAGACTTCTCGTCCTCATCTTTGTGGTGATGTCAACGTTTGAATGTTCAG ATACAGCAAAGCTCCAGTGTGAGGACAATGATGATACATTAAACCTGCTTGAAGGAGAAGCGTCATATTTTGTCCATGAAGCTCCAGCTGAGAGAACCTTATCAAACCAAGAGTTAAAATGGTACAAAAACAACTCCAGGATTGAATATATCTCGTATGACGAGAAAGAGAGGATACATCTCCATGGTGGAGCGATATTCTTCTTAAATGTTGTCCCCGGGGACTCTGGCCTCTACACTGCCCG GCATATAGGCCCAAACGGACAGTGCAACAACTACAATGTAGAAGTTAAGGTCTTTGAAGCGAGTGAACGAGAGAACACTGAACTCCTGTACGGAGAACTCAAGAACTCCTACCAGTACCAGAATGTCCGCTGTCCTCGTCCTGTCAAAGAAACATGTATCAAGTTTGAAGGAAactacacctggtacaag GACTACAGTCTGCTTCAAGGTCACCATAAAGACAATATGCGGGTGAAAAAAAATGCCAGCAAACAAGATGAGGGCATCTATACTTGCATTTGTACCTGGAGTCACAATGACATGGCGTACAACACGTCAGGCTCACGGAGGCTATTAGTTGAAG ATCCAGGGACTTACGATGTAAAAATCCTCTCTCCTCTAGACAAGGAGCAGTTTGCAGATGAAG GCTTGGAGCTCAAGTTGAACTGCACAATTTTGTGTGGAAGGAATGTCAATGATGATTGTACAGCTATCTGGAATGTTAATGGAAAAGAGGTCAACCAGATGGCCGGATACAATCAAACCATCAAACA aATCATGGAGATGCCTTCAAAGACCACCATCACCACTGCGATCCTGACCATTAAAAAAGTGTCGGCAAAGGATTTTCGGGCTGAATTCACATGCACCGGCCTAGGTTATTACGAAGGAAATTCAACCACTTTAACACTGAAGCGGAAAG cgTCAATAACTTCGTTGGTCATtagagccgtgtgtgtgttgctggtgtgtgtgtttgccgctGTGCTGGTGAAGTGCTTTGCTGTCGACCTTGCACTCTTGTTCAGACCCTGCTTCCATCTGAGGAGTCACAAGAAAG ATGCGAGGATGTACGACGCTTACGTGGTCTACCAGATGCAGAAGATGGACAAGGTCACTGAGAACACACTCTGTCAGTTCATCACACAGGTTCTACCCTCCGTCCTGGAGGAGAAGTGTGGATATCGACTCTTCATCCAAGGGAGGGATGACATACCTGGAGAAG ACCACAtggagctggtggagaacaacatgaagcagagcaggagactgATGGTGATCCTCACCCCAGGTTCAGAATCAGGCTCTGAAATGACTGAACAACATCCCGACTCGCTCCGTGATTCAGTGATAGGAGGGTTTGACTGGCAG GTTGGGCTCCACCATGCTCTGGTGCAGAGGGAGATGACTGTGATTCTGATCCAGCTGGGAGACACTGGGCCACAGGGATACACACACCTCCCCATTGGCCTGCAGCATTTGATTCGAAAAAGCGCCCCCATCAGGTGGCCAGAGGTTTCGCGGGTTGCTGCTGCGCGTAAATCCCGCTTCTGGAAGAGAGTTCGATACCTGATGCCGGCCATACCTGCCAAGAGGTGTCCACAGTCTGCTCTTATTTGA
- the LOC133021891 gene encoding interleukin-1 receptor type 2, which translates to MVLWVLMFAVVVVEYVCGKPWLPPLTMKDGCYLVTSEVNIFRVEGEPVIVSFPVFKSVLRALNIAPPKARFLITKDNETGGVAYDSDGRVQQREKQLWLLPAQASDSGEYICTYRNDTYCITGNISLKVFESSSVDMEKVSYQISAMVGERLTFRCPSLGDFNSTDRLIEWYKENSSTAFQSGRAGSLRRDSANLRIPAVSCSHAGVYTCQLRVLIDQQQYKVSRVILLSVEGSEPQISTTAPYVSVTSDPERNSSSYITDQSSPPVIVSPLNGSIFESPHGSGLELYCKVLTRCHQAESTEVKWLVNGQSVESSYLDGRALQGGRRVTKVTEGCQIELRLAVVAVTEEDVGTELKCVTQNQAGRQEVVAQLHLEDSTFTWLVVAAVAVSCFLCVVSVFLYVLFKPKRKRKLDYFLARQDSTF; encoded by the exons ATGGTCCTCTGGGTTCTGATGTTTGCTGTGGTTGTCGTTGAATATGTGTGTGGAAAACCTTGGTTACCGCCTCTGACCATGAAAG ACGGCTGCTACCTGGTGACTTCAGAGGTGAACATATTCAGGGTGGAGGGTGAGCCTGTCATCGTCTCCTTCCCGGTCTTCAAGAGCGTCCTCAGAGCCCTAAACATCGCCCCCCCAAAAGCAAGGTTCCTCATCACCAAGGACAATGAGACAGGAGGCGTGGCCTATGACAGCGACGGGCGTGTCCAGCAGCGTGAGAAGCAACTTTGGCTCCTCCCAGCTCAGGCTTCAGACTCAGGGGAATATATCTGCACTTACAG GAATGACACCTACTGTATCACTGGGAATATCTCGTTAAAGGTTTTCGAGTCCAGCTCTGTGGATATGGAGAAAGTGTCTTATCAAATCTCAGCCATGGTGGGAGAGAGGCTGACGTTCAGATGCCCGTCCCTGGGTGACTTCAACAGTACAGACAGACTGATAGAGTGGTACAAG GAGAACAGCTCCACTGCTTTTCAGTCAGGCAGAGCGGGCTCCCTCCGCCGGGACAGTGCTAACCTGAGGATCCCTGCAGTGAGCTGCTCGCATGCAGGCGTGTACACCTGTCAGCTCCGAGTGCTCATCGACCAGCAGCAGTACAAAGTCAGCAGGGTCATCCTGCTCAGCGTGGAAG GTTCAGAACCACAGATCAGTACCACTGCACCTTAcgtctctgtgacctctgaccctgagagaaacagcagcagctacatCACTGATCAAT CTTCACCACCTGTGATTGTTTCGCCGTTGAACGGGAGTATCTTTGAAAGTCCACATG GTTCAGGACTGGAGCTGTACTGCAAAGTGCTCACCAGATGTCACCAGGCAGAATCCACTGAGGTCAAATGGCTCGTCAATGGCCAATCAGTGGAGTCATCGTACCTGGATGGGCGGGCGCTGCAGGGGGGAAGAAG GGTAACCAAGGTGACAGAAGGCTGCCAGATTGAGTTGAGGCTCGCTGTCGTGGCGGTAACAGAAGAAGATGTCGGGACAGAGCTGAAGTGTGTCACTCAGAACCAagcaggaagacaggaagtAGTGGCCCAGCTTCATCTGGAGG ACTCCACATTCACGTGGCTGGTGGTCGCTGCAGTGGCTGTGTCCTGCTTCCTCTGTGTGGTTTCTGTTTTCCTTTACGTCCTCTTCAAAcccaaaaggaaaaggaaactgGATTACTTTCTGGCTCGACAGGACAGCACCTTCTAA